In the Triticum aestivum cultivar Chinese Spring chromosome 2B, IWGSC CS RefSeq v2.1, whole genome shotgun sequence genome, GGAGCCGAAGATGGGGGAGAAGGGGAAGACGTGGAAGCTCTTGAGGACACTAAAGCACCAGAATAACAAGCCATGGCTGTGTGCGGGCGACTTCAACGAGATCCTCCATGTGTGGGAGAAGGAGGGGGCGTAAGCCAAGGAGTCAAAACAGCCTGGACCAATTCAAAAGCGCTCTGGGGTTTTGTGAGCTAAGAGACCTGGGTTTCAAAGGTGATGCTTTTACATGGCGCAACCATAGCCACACGGCAGAGAAGTATATTAAGGAGAGGCTTGACAGAGCTGTGGCATCGCAGGCATGTTGCGATCGGTTCATGGCGTACAACGTGGTAAATGGCGAGCCACGACACTCCGACCACAGACATGTCATAATTGAAACAACGGGTGCTGCGGCGTCCCGGCGAGAGATAAGCCACAGTGCAAACCCTAGGTTCGAAGCGAGGTGGCTGGAGGAGGATGGTTATCAAGACCTGATTAAGAAGGCAGGGGAAAGGGAGACTGAAGTAGAAGGGAAGAAAGTTGCTGGTGCTGTACAGGGAGTGATGAAGGAGCTCATAGATTGGAGTAAAACTGTGTTGGGTGATCTAGAGAAGAGAATATGTCGGGTGAAGAAGGAGCTAGAAGCTGAGAGAAGAAAGAATATCAGTCCTGATCAGGTCCGACGCGAGCATATGTTGCGCTTCAAGCTGGCCCGGCTGAAGGAGGAGTTGGAAATGTACTGGCGGCAAAGAGCTCACGTAAACTGGATGAAAGGAGGGGACAGAAATAACAAATTTTTCCATGCATCAGCATCTGCAAGGAGAAGAAATAGGATAAAGAAGCTACGGAGAGAGGATGGGGTGGTGGTGCAAAGGGAAGAGGAAATGAGGGAGGTTGTCACTAACTATTTTGTAAATCTGTTTACCTCACATGCAGGGGTTAGACAGGAGGAGCTGCTGACCATAGTTCAACCACGGGTGACACCTCAAATGAATGAGATGCTGGCGAAAGAATTCATGCGTGCGGAAGTGTTTGAGGCTTTACAGAGCATTGGGGATTTGAAAGCCCCAGGCCCGGATGGCATGCCTTCCGTGTTCTATAAAAAGTGCTGGGATGTGGTGGGAGACAACGTTGTTGAAGAAGTGCTTGCTGTGCTAAATGGTGGACCTATGCCTGCGGGCTGGAATGAAACATGTGTAGTGCTCATTCCCAAGACACAGAATCCGGAATGCATGAAGGACCTTCGCCCCATCAGCTTATGCAATGTGGTGTACAAGCTGATCTCAAAAGTTCTTGCTAATAGACTGAAGCAAATTCTCCCGGATGTGATTTCACCGAACCAGAGTGCCTTTGTACCGGGGTGCTTGATTACGGACAACATCCTCCTAGCCTATGAGTGTACGCACTACATGCAGAACAAGAGAGGAGGAAATGAGGGTTATGCGGCAGTTAAACTGGATATGAGCAAGGCGTACGACCGAGTGGAGTGGCATTTCCTTGAGAAGATGATGCGGAATATGGGGTTCAATGAGATTTGGATCGATCACATCATGCTTTGTGTGACCTCGGTTATCTACAAGGTCAAAGTGAATTGTGAGGTCACGGATATGATTATACCTCAGCGAGGGTTGCGACAAGGAGACCCGCTCTCGCCCTACTTATTCCTTATTTGTGCCGAGGGGTTCTCACCCTTGCTAAATAGAGCGGAGGAGGACGGCTCGCTGAAGGGAATCCGTATTTGTAATGCTGCACCGAGCTTTAACCACCTATTGTTTGCAGACGATTCACTGGTACTCATCAAAGCTACATCAGAGAGTGCTACGTCGCTGCAACATATCCTACAACTTTATGAGGTGTGCTCGGGGCAGGTTGTCAATTATGACAAGTCTTCGGCCATGTTTAGCAAGAACACAAAACAAGCTAGAAAGAGAGAGGTCTTGGGCACCCTTCATATTCGAGCAGAAGCAAAGTCCGAGCGGTACTTGGGTCTTCCTGTCTATGTGGGGCAAGCACGAAAGAAGGTTTTTGAATACCTCAAGGACCGAATATGGCAGAGGATTTTGGGCTGGCAGGAGAGGATGCTCTCCAAGATGGGGAAGGACCTTCTCATCAAAGCGTGTGCACAAGCAATACCGACCTTTGCAATGTCGTGTTTTGACCTTACAAAAACTCTGTGTGAGGAGATTGGGGCGATGATATGTCGCTTTTGGTGGGCTAAGCAGGAGAAGAACAACACGGTGCACTGGCTGAGCTGGGAGCTGCTGACCACGCCCAAAAAGGAAGGAGGGTTGGGGTTTCGTGACATTTATGGGTTCAATGTGGCCATGCTTGACCGACAGGCTTGGCGCATGCTCACTAATCCTGATTCGTTGTGTGCCAAAGTGTTGAAAGCAAGATATTTCCCCACCACTAGCATCCTGGAGGCTAGGCCGCGTGATGGTATTTCTTATACTTGGAGGAGCATTTTGAAGGGCGTGGAGCTGATGAAAGAAGGACTAATCCATCGAGTGGGGGATGGCAGTGCTATCAATATATGGGCGGACCCGTGGCTAAACCGCGAGGGAGACCGAACACCCAGGTCCTGGAGGGGCAATTGTATCCTCGCAAAAGCAATTGAGCTGGTTGATCCAACCACCCATGAATGGGATGAAGAACTGGTGAGAACGTTGTTTGTGGAGGATGAGGCCAGGATCATACTGGCGACACCGATCAGAGAGGGTTATGAGGACTTCTATGCGTGGTTCAGCGACAATAAGGGTCAGTTTTCGGTGAAATCTGCCTACAAACTCTATGTGGCACAGAGAGATGGAGGTCTGCCGAGCGCTTCAAACCCACAACCAACAGGTTGGGAATGGACGGAGATCTGGGGACTGCCATGCCAACCAAAGATACAACAATTCCTCTGGCGACTCGCACATAACAGTTTACCACTAAAACGGAACATCCAACGGCGCGGTATGGAATGTAACACCCTCTATGTATGCTGTGGGAGACTTGACGAAGATGCAGCGCACCTGTTTCTAAAATGCAAGCTTGTGAAGAGGGTGTGGCGGGAGTTACACTTGGATGACATCAGGCTGCAAATGTGTGAATGCATGGACGGCCTAGAACTATTGCACAAAACCCTTCGGCTGCCGGTGGAGAAGACCATCCGGGTTGCATGCCTCCTTTGGAAATGGTGGTCTTGGCGCAATAAAATAAATGTTGGAGAGAAGCCGACAGCTCTGGAAAAGCTGCCAGCCGAAATCAATCAATGGGCGCTTGAATCCCTGGCGCTGTGCCGACCGGAGCGAACGACCCCGCCAATCAGGCCGCAGCAAACATGGACGAGACCCGAGGCTGATACTCTGAAGATAAATTGTGATGGAGCTTTTAATGCAGCACAGGGGACAGGGGGCTGGGGTTTCGTTGTGCGGGACGAGGCGGGAGATGTCAGAGGCTCAGGTGCGGGATTCATGCAACATGTCGCGACAGCACTGGCCGCTGAGGCACAAGCTTGTGCTGCAGCAATGGAGACAGCAGCGGCCTGGGGAATGATGCGAGTTCACATCGAGACGGACAGCCAAATCCTTGCCAACGCACTTAACGGTCGAGAGGCTGACTTGGCCATGGAGGGGATCCTATTCAGAGAGATCCGACAATTTGCAAGCATTAACTTTagtcacatactccctccgtctttaAAAAAATGTACTTTCAACTTTTTTGGAAAGTCAATTTTTTTTATATTTGACCATGTTTATATAATAATACATCAACaattatgccatcaaattagtagcattagattcatgataaaatatattttcatcataaaCCTATTTGATTTCACAAATAttaatatatttttgcacaaacacagtcaaactttgagatagtttgaccctccaacaaagttgaaagtacactctttaaaagacggagggagtagttttctcTTTCGCCCCCAGGGCGTGTAACACTTTAGCTCATGCTGTAGCTGCTTTTGGCGCACGACGCCGTGTGATGAGAGAGACCTGGGCTGAGGCTCTCCCTGATGATGTATCCGTTTGAAGGGCCAGCGCTGAGGCTGGACCCGGGTAATGTATGGAATCGAAGTGTTCCATCTCAATAAAAAAAAACATCAAGTGCTAAATAGCTTAGCCCAGTGATCTGTTTGTATCATACATCACTTCCCGTTTCATACTTCAGTTATATCCTTGCTTCCCAGGTTACAAGCGGCAATTTATCCTTCCAAATACTATTCAACCTGAGTATATGTTTACACAGCTCCTAGATCTACACACATCATCCCCAACCCCTACATATATCATTCACCGGTCAAACCATCAAAGAATCAGGGCATACCTTAATATTTCTTGTTTTAATTTATCATGGTTTCTCACTTGCTATGCCCTTTCAGGGAATGCAAAATACCCACGGTAAAAATGCACCAGCAGCATATATGTTACACTAATCTCTTCTGAACTCTGATGTTAATTGGTATGTACAAAGGAATCCAGGAGTAAAAACGGCAAAAGAGAAGGACATGATGCACAACCTGATTAATGACAATGTTTACTCATTATGAACACAAATAGTAACGGTCCACATAACAAAGAGACTACTCCACATAATATAGTAATATAATAACGGTTCACACAACAAAGAAATAACAGTTAACTTAAGTTTGCACAACAGTCTGCCAACACAAACTGGAGCATCAAAAAAGATACCCCAAGCACTATACCATGATATCATGGATCGGCATAGCCAAGCAGGAGACGATCGTCAAAAGGTATTTGGCTCATATCATTTATGCTTCTAACCAAGCGAGACCAAGCAACAGTAATCTTCACCTTAGTGTCTTTACCTTTAGAAGAGGTCTTTTTCCCTCTAGATGGCTTGCAGCTGTGGAGGACACATGTAGCCTGGCTTGTTTGGCAATCCTTGGCTTTGAACAAGACACGGCCACTAGCAGCGATAGCACCAGAGCGGGAGTAGGTGTAGATGAAAATTTTGAGCCTTCCTCGTACAGACACAACGCGCCTCAACAGAGCAAGGTAACCATCTGAATCCATAGACATTGTTTCATCGGATTCCATATTCATTGTTCCATACTTTGAATCAAACAGCACGATTTCCTTATTAGGATCGTCCTCGCAAGGCGAGGCACGACAAACAATTTGCCCGCCGTGTTTAAAAGGCGACCCTTGGGTAACACGGGCAGACAAGATGGTGGCCTGGCGTGACCAGTCGAGTTGTTCAAAGCGCAACTCTATTTTGCAGAGGTAGTTGGAGAAGCACCTATAACACCAATCATGCCAGGAAGGATTGTACATCTGCACGGGTAGAGTGAAGAGCGTCCTATCCTCGGACCGAGACTGTCCCTTCACCATGAGTTGGAATTCTATGTGAACGGGATCGCGGCACATGAGCGCGCGAGATGGGCCAGTCAAGTGCAGATAAGGATCCTGAAAGCATCAGCCAGTCATGTACTGATCAGAAAGCAAGCGGCAACAAGAATAAACAAGGATACATAATGAGCAGAAGGCCCGTACTTTCTTGGTGAGAGTTTGGCTCCGCCCCCTTCGACGAAAGAAGAGGATATTGCGTTTGTGATCCACATAGTCTCGAGCGGCAACGACGCCGTACACTTGAAGCGGCCACTTGAGGTGCTTTGTCTTGGCGATTTTGATGGAGTATATCTGAAGGGTCTTGGAAAGGACGGCCTCCCCTGGGATGCGGCTCGGGGAGCAGTGTGTGAAGAGCATTGGGCTCAGCATCGCTGCAATGTAAACCATGGGTATGCACGCGGCGAAACAGTTGAGTCGACGACCGGCCGGAAGAGAAGAAGAAATGCAAGCAAGAATTAATCGGTTACTCACTCAGAGCTTCGAAGTCGAACCGGCCTTTGCCGAATGAGATTTCCCAGTTTTCGCGGTGCTGGTCGAAGTCCTCCTTCTGCTCCTCCATGGAGGATTCAGGAGCCAactcctcctcgtcttcttcttcttcttcctcctcctcctcctcctcctcctcctcctcttcctcttcctcttcctcttcctcttcctcttcctcttcctcttcctcttctgtggTTGGTTCGCAGTAAATCGATTTGGACTCGATGTCGTCATCTAATCCAGCATTCGCCGGTTGCGAGGGACGTCTCCTCCGCCTACACAAGCGCGCCCTTGATACCTGCGGCATGTCGGAGCACGTATCGTCGACCCCCTCCGCAATTTTGCTCGCACCTTCTCGACCCTGTTTTTTcttcgccgccggcgccgcctgctCGCTAGGGTTCTTTGACGGGGAAAAAAGgctgggtgggtgggttgggttaTATTCCGTCTCAGCGTCCGACGCGTGTTCTGCGTCTCTGCTGGTCACGGGCCCAGCTAGCATCGCGAGCAAACACAACCTCCTCGTCTGGGACGGCCCATTAGACGCTGGACCTACCAAACAGGTTTTCTTCCCGCAGTCTTCCTATTCTAGTTTTTCGGCTGGTTTCCTTAAAAATAACATATATTTTTTGATATATTTTAAAGTTTTCTTGGATTTACAAATATATCGATTTTaaaatttaaaaaattcaaaaatgtttACAAATTCTCCATAACTTTCAGGAATTTTAAAAAAGTTCTTATATTTGAAATAAATGTTCATTTTTCAGGAAAGTAATAGAATTTAAAATTATTATCAGATGTTACAAAAtatttgaatatataaaaaatttccCAAGTTTAAACATGTTCGTGTTTTAGAAAATGTTCTAAAATTTAAGAATAATCTCACTTTAAAAAAATGCCTGTGTAGTTAAAAAAGTTCTCAAACAAAAAgtgttcataaattttaaaaagtATTTGCAATTTATAAAATCTTATAAAATTTGTAAAACAGTAGCAAATTTAAAAACAAATCATTTATTTGTAAAATCTTCTTggattaaaaaataaataaatgataaaaataaaaaGATTAAGAAACTGGCAGAAAACCAGTGAAATGGATAaacataaaaagaaagaaaaaaaaaccacaCAGATCCGAAAGAAAAACATACAACAAACCTGGTTGTTTCCATCCGTTGGATACACATGGATCTATGGTTGAGTGTAAGACTATTTATGCTGGATGTCCCAAAGATATTTGTTTTTTTTTTACGTGAAGATATTTGTTCTTTTCTCTAAGGAAGACTGCTATTCTATAGTACTTTTATGGGAAAAGAGCGGGATTAAAAGGGGACAACTAATCCAGGGCATCCCTAGAAGGGCTGTCGAGCTGGCACTTGCCAGACACACTTGGGTTGCCACGTGGCATGAGGATGGAATTGAGGGAGGCTTGGGAGGAACCGAGGAAGTGATTGATCGAAGTTTAGCCAAGCATGTTTTTTGGGGTTTTTTTCATCTGGTTTGATCTTGTTTTCTTTACTCACATCATTTTTACATTGTACATATTGATTTGTTGGGACATAGGTGTACTTCAGTGTAAATGTGCTCCCG is a window encoding:
- the LOC123040418 gene encoding uncharacterized protein codes for the protein MPQVSRARLCRRRRRPSQPANAGLDDDIESKSIYCEPTTEEEEEEEEEEEEEEEEEEEEEEEEEEEEEEEEDEEELAPESSMEEQKEDFDQHRENWEISFGKGRFDFEALTMLSPMLFTHCSPSRIPGEAVLSKTLQIYSIKIAKTKHLKWPLQVYGVVAARDYVDHKRNILFFRRRGRSQTLTKKDPYLHLTGPSRALMCRDPVHIEFQLMVKGQSRSEDRTLFTLPVQMYNPSWHDWCYRCFSNYLCKIELRFEQLDWSRQATILSARVTQGSPFKHGGQIVCRASPCEDDPNKEIVLFDSKYGTMNMESDETMSMDSDGYLALLRRVVSVRGRLKIFIYTYSRSGAIAASGRVLFKAKDCQTSQATCVLHSCKPSRGKKTSSKGKDTKVKITVAWSRLVRSINDMSQIPFDDRLLLGYADP